CAGAAATAACAATTATCTCTTTAAAATTATCACCATCAATATCAGCAATACAAGGAGATGAAATCGTAAAACTCTTAAATCTATAAGGAAAATTTTTTAGATAATTACCAGTAAAATCAAGAACATGCAAACTGTTATTTGTAACTATAATTTCATTTTTTCCATCAAAATTAATATCATCAATAACTGGACTTGCCCATATATAAAAGGAAAGATCTTTTTTGAATTTTAATTCTATATTATTACCATCAAAGTAACCGAGATATAAAAAATTATCCCAGGAACAGAAAACAAAAAAATTTTTACCATTTAACTTAAAAAGAGAGGGAGAAGAAGAAATAAAACCTAAAGTTTTATATCTAAAAATTTTTTCACTTTTAATTATATAAAGATAAAAATCATCGGAACCAAAAATTATCTCCTCAATACCATCCTTATCTATATCATAGATAAGTGGGGAAGAAAAAATATCACCTCCTGTTTTCAAAAATTTATAATCTATTTTATTATTCTTTATCCTTAAAGTATAAAAGTTTTTGTTATCAGAACCAAAATATAAGAAAATGCTCTCATCTTTTTTTGTTATATAAGGTGTTGAAGCAACTGGACCTGATATTTTCAAAGGAAAGGGGTTTATAAATTTAAAATTCAAAGGATCTATAACAAATATACTTTCACTCAAAACTATAATTTCCTTTATTCCATCAGAATTTATATCATATACAATAGGTGAAGATGTAAAACTTTCCTTAAGATCAATTTTTTTTATAATCATTTTCTCTGAATAACAAAAATAAGTTGTTCACCCATTATGTTAAATGGATATCTTAAAAAAAGGAAATTTTCTATTTTAAATAATATTTTTAAAATAAAAGAGGGCAATTTTCTGTGAGGTCTTAAATAGGATGGCGGAACCAAAAATGGGAGTGCAAATATTTTTATCACCCTGAAATTTTTCTTTAAACATCTTATTACATATTTATAGGAATAATACCTTGCTATACAATCGTATTCTTTTCCATCAACTGTTATCTTTCCATAACCCTTTAATCTCTTTTTAAAAAAGTTATATTTCCTAATTAGAAAAAAAATAAAATCAAAAAAATAGAACCTATTTATAATAGAGAAAACAAAAATTGAATTTTTCTTTAAAACTTTACT
The sequence above is a segment of the candidate division WOR-3 bacterium genome. Coding sequences within it:
- a CDS encoding class I SAM-dependent methyltransferase; the encoded protein is MKEKDFWDFYSEIYDEKKKDFDLNFRRINFLILENYLKDKNFLLEIGCGTGTDTEFMVKRVKKILALDLSIGMLKRAKEKIKNGKVYLINMKAEDIDLLRKKFDGAYSSFGVLNCLYELESFFDKLSKVLKKNSIFVFSIINRFYFFDFIFFLIRKYNFFKKRLKGYGKITVDGKEYDCIARYYSYKYVIRCLKKNFRVIKIFALPFLVPPSYLRPHRKLPSFILKILFKIENFLFLRYPFNIMGEQLIFVIQRK
- a CDS encoding VCBS repeat-containing protein; this encodes MIIKKIDLKESFTSSPIVYDINSDGIKEIIVLSESIFVIDPLNFKFINPFPLKISGPVASTPYITKKDESIFLYFGSDNKNFYTLRIKNNKIDYKFLKTGGDIFSSPLIYDIDKDGIEEIIFGSDDFYLYIIKSEKIFRYKTLGFISSSPSLFKLNGKNFFVFCSWDNFLYLGYFDGNNIELKFKKDLSFYIWASPVIDDINFDGKNEIIVTNNSLHVLDFTGNYLKNFPYRFKSFTISSPCIADIDGDNFKEIIVISDALYVFNIRGEILECFPFKIKSPSISSPCTLDFDNDGYEEIVIFDYEGNYYVVNREGKRLFNPVKLSNSFVATPYIEDLDGDGLLEIVNVSFDGKLFVIKTEGKKSSFKRFRGNYGNGFLGNEDKD